The following proteins come from a genomic window of Ilumatobacter coccineus YM16-304:
- a CDS encoding glycosyltransferase family 2 protein yields the protein MKPTGGSGVVETQIVLDGTDPKLTDPYIHGLSDHWRSKSEIIVTRVNRAEAHAAALSIAAACSGQLVIEKRRREGHRIARITPAPRVKLPKPIARPDRPANVPPELKIEPPTAVGNDYRDRIRHARSGPMPSEPISVVIPVYNRRVMLGRTLACLLHQTYPLDLIEVVVADDGSSDRPDEVLDTFSNRFGAVKYVRQDDDGYRLAEVRNLGVRSATHDNVIILDCDMAPVPRLVELFARHLVTFPNALYCGHRRYVDANAVTVDSARRSINPMLALHDIETANTQAGRDEASRTTDWRLPIYAATGDVRFEKYPFRVVCGGNIAFTKGLFDVAGGFDEDFTDWGAEDAEWGFRVWNRGFYIVPVVDACGLHQEPPGGRNETDREAGRTNTTPVLVDRCPVLYRKSGNAGGHTVPLVSIYVPAYNAEDTIVTAVQSALDQTVRDLEVCVVNDGSTDRTLEVLHDHFSGVPQVRIGDQPNGGIGSASNHAVRMCRGAFIGQLDADDELRPDAVELMLAPMLRDTRIGVSYGSHVKIDGDGKTIGKGWVAPKYCRFRLMHSMIVHHFRLFRARDWYRTDGFAEDIRNAVDYDMFLKMAEVTEMIHVDERVYRYRIHDQSTSRKHRATQYRNHAVVVARALERRGLANDWQLESLDAADPRKYRFVRTPDPQRTRLPTGRVRVSGDGPDLVDRVSALYPNWTVENTEDPSHIDMLSPELSKGRARTCADLVRSSLPDTQVVVETTT from the coding sequence ATGAAGCCGACAGGAGGCAGCGGCGTCGTCGAGACCCAGATCGTGCTCGACGGCACCGATCCGAAGCTCACCGACCCATACATTCATGGTCTCTCCGATCACTGGCGATCGAAGTCGGAGATCATCGTCACGAGAGTCAACCGTGCCGAGGCGCACGCGGCGGCACTGTCGATTGCAGCAGCGTGTTCCGGCCAGCTCGTCATCGAGAAGCGGCGCCGTGAAGGACACCGCATCGCCAGAATCACCCCTGCTCCGAGGGTGAAGTTGCCAAAACCGATCGCTCGACCAGATCGTCCGGCCAACGTTCCTCCCGAACTGAAGATCGAGCCTCCAACCGCAGTCGGGAACGACTACCGGGATCGAATCCGTCATGCTCGAAGTGGGCCGATGCCATCCGAGCCGATCTCGGTCGTGATCCCCGTGTACAACCGGCGAGTCATGCTCGGCCGCACGCTGGCGTGTCTCTTGCATCAGACCTACCCGCTCGACCTGATCGAGGTGGTCGTGGCGGACGATGGCAGTTCCGACCGGCCCGACGAGGTGCTGGACACCTTCAGCAACCGCTTCGGCGCGGTGAAGTACGTCCGCCAGGATGACGATGGCTATCGGCTCGCAGAGGTCCGCAATCTGGGCGTGAGGAGCGCTACGCACGACAACGTGATCATTCTCGACTGCGACATGGCGCCGGTCCCGCGACTGGTCGAACTGTTTGCGCGTCATCTCGTCACGTTCCCCAACGCGCTCTACTGCGGCCATCGGCGCTACGTCGACGCGAACGCGGTGACCGTGGATTCCGCCCGACGGTCGATCAATCCGATGCTGGCGTTGCACGACATCGAGACGGCGAACACCCAGGCCGGTCGGGACGAGGCCAGTCGCACCACCGATTGGCGGTTGCCGATCTACGCCGCCACGGGTGACGTCCGGTTCGAGAAGTACCCCTTCCGAGTGGTCTGCGGAGGCAACATCGCCTTCACCAAGGGCCTCTTCGACGTCGCTGGCGGGTTCGACGAAGACTTCACGGACTGGGGCGCCGAGGACGCAGAGTGGGGCTTCCGAGTCTGGAATCGTGGCTTCTACATCGTGCCGGTGGTGGACGCATGCGGCCTTCATCAAGAACCGCCTGGTGGTCGCAACGAGACAGACCGCGAGGCCGGACGCACGAACACGACACCGGTGCTGGTCGATCGCTGTCCGGTCCTGTATCGGAAATCAGGTAACGCTGGAGGTCATACCGTTCCGCTCGTGTCGATCTATGTCCCGGCCTACAACGCTGAGGACACGATTGTCACCGCAGTGCAGAGCGCACTGGATCAGACAGTCCGGGACCTCGAGGTCTGCGTCGTCAACGACGGGTCGACCGACCGCACCCTGGAGGTGTTGCACGACCACTTCTCGGGTGTCCCGCAGGTGCGTATCGGCGATCAGCCGAACGGTGGCATCGGTTCGGCGTCCAACCATGCCGTACGCATGTGCCGAGGTGCTTTCATCGGCCAACTCGACGCAGATGACGAACTGCGACCAGATGCCGTGGAGCTGATGCTTGCACCGATGCTCCGGGACACGCGGATCGGAGTGTCGTACGGCTCGCACGTGAAGATCGATGGTGACGGCAAGACCATCGGCAAAGGCTGGGTGGCTCCGAAGTACTGCCGCTTCAGGCTCATGCACAGCATGATCGTGCACCACTTCAGATTGTTCCGCGCACGAGACTGGTACCGCACCGATGGCTTTGCCGAGGACATCCGCAACGCGGTCGACTACGACATGTTCCTGAAAATGGCGGAAGTGACCGAGATGATCCATGTCGACGAGCGTGTCTACAGATATCGGATTCACGATCAGAGCACGTCTCGGAAGCACCGAGCCACCCAATACCGGAATCATGCGGTCGTCGTCGCTCGTGCGCTCGAGCGCCGAGGCCTCGCGAACGACTGGCAACTGGAGTCGCTCGACGCTGCCGATCCGCGCAAGTACCGATTCGTGCGAACGCCCGATCCTCAGCGAACTCGGCTTCCGACAGGACGCGTCAGAGTCTCGGGTGACGGACCAGACCTCGTCGACCGCGTCTCGGCTCTCTATCCAAACTGGACGGTGGAGAACACCGAGGACCCATCGCACATCGACATGCTCAGTCCCGAACTGTCGAAGGGGCGGGCACGCACATGCGCTGATCTAGTCAGATCATCGCTTCCCGATACGCAAGTAGTAGTGGAGACAACGACATGA
- the gmd gene encoding GDP-mannose 4,6-dehydratase, whose product MAHQGKTAFVTGVTGQDGAYLAELLLGHGYRVLGLRRGNSAHDLARLEWVGVLDDVELVSGDLGDENCLARLIRDHQPDEVYNLAAQSFVGSSWDSPFATSDTNAMGTLRLLDAVRSYSPHSKFYQASTSELFGEVRETPQNEMTPLNPRSPYGVSKAFGHYMTRNYRESFGLHASSGILFNHESPLRGLSFVTRKISAGLAQYKAGVGGPVSLGNLDAQRDWGYAKEYVEGMWLMLQQPEADDYVLGTGRLASVRDFCSATAQALEIDVDWSGEGIAEEGRDRSNGEVVFKVDPRFFRPAEVELLLADPSKAEQQLGWKAQTDYRELAVLMAEADIAAAGRAGTRVDSR is encoded by the coding sequence TTGGCACATCAAGGAAAAACCGCCTTCGTCACCGGTGTGACCGGCCAGGACGGGGCGTATCTCGCCGAATTGCTGCTCGGACACGGCTACCGAGTACTCGGTCTCAGGCGCGGCAACTCAGCGCACGACTTGGCGCGACTCGAATGGGTCGGTGTTCTCGACGACGTCGAGTTGGTGAGCGGCGATCTCGGCGACGAGAACTGTCTCGCCCGACTCATTCGTGACCACCAGCCCGACGAGGTGTACAACCTCGCTGCTCAGAGCTTTGTGGGTTCGTCCTGGGACTCCCCGTTTGCGACCTCTGACACGAATGCGATGGGAACGTTGCGCCTCCTCGACGCGGTCAGGAGCTATTCGCCTCACTCGAAGTTCTACCAGGCGTCCACCTCCGAGCTCTTCGGCGAGGTGCGTGAGACTCCGCAGAACGAAATGACGCCGCTCAATCCGAGGTCGCCGTACGGAGTTTCGAAGGCGTTCGGTCACTACATGACTCGGAACTACCGAGAGTCGTTCGGCCTGCACGCATCATCGGGAATCTTGTTCAACCATGAGAGTCCGCTCCGGGGATTGAGCTTCGTCACACGAAAGATCAGCGCAGGACTCGCACAGTACAAGGCAGGCGTCGGCGGCCCAGTCTCACTCGGCAACCTCGACGCGCAGCGCGACTGGGGATATGCCAAGGAATATGTGGAAGGCATGTGGCTGATGCTTCAGCAGCCTGAAGCAGACGACTATGTGCTCGGCACCGGACGGTTGGCGTCGGTGCGGGACTTCTGTTCGGCGACAGCGCAGGCCCTCGAAATCGACGTCGACTGGTCAGGCGAGGGCATCGCTGAAGAAGGTCGTGATCGGTCCAACGGGGAGGTCGTGTTCAAGGTGGATCCCCGGTTCTTCCGGCCTGCCGAGGTGGAGCTCCTGCTCGCAGATCCGAGCAAGGCCGAACAGCAGCTCGGTTGGAAAGCGCAGACTGACTATCGAGAACTCGCTGTCCTCATGGCGGAGGCCGACATCGCTGCAGCCGGGCGAGCGGGAACGCGGGTCGATTCGAGGTGA
- a CDS encoding FkbM family methyltransferase — protein MPLPPAPLDHDALYDAVATAASTLVSYIPDPGDDELAEERGVFGTNERELTHIRSFIPPGRLALDIGAGSGLYTYRIVSKAGRCIGFEPRSNAARVTTQRMEPWSRSLTVLNCAISESDGTATLRVPTKYIGWATMDERNSLESLDDRECETLEVATLVVDRMRLHDVGFVKIDVEGHEGPVLASMVDTIRRCRPRFLIEATNITGGTTVAEIFDFFESMQYRGLRSVDGQFVPTDLEEYLESRAVNAAFVPAESKQPLVLD, from the coding sequence ATGCCGCTTCCTCCGGCCCCACTCGATCACGACGCGCTCTATGACGCCGTCGCCACCGCCGCCTCCACGTTGGTTTCGTACATCCCCGACCCCGGCGACGACGAACTCGCCGAGGAGCGGGGTGTCTTCGGTACCAACGAGCGCGAACTGACGCACATCAGGTCGTTCATCCCGCCGGGTCGGCTCGCGCTCGACATCGGTGCCGGAAGCGGTCTGTACACCTATCGAATCGTGTCGAAGGCGGGCCGCTGCATCGGTTTCGAGCCGAGGTCGAACGCTGCGCGGGTCACCACACAGCGAATGGAGCCGTGGAGTCGGAGCCTCACGGTGCTCAATTGTGCGATCAGCGAATCCGATGGGACAGCGACGCTCCGCGTGCCGACCAAGTACATCGGCTGGGCCACCATGGACGAGCGCAACTCTCTGGAGTCGCTCGACGATCGGGAGTGCGAGACGCTCGAGGTGGCCACACTCGTGGTCGATCGGATGCGGTTGCACGATGTCGGGTTCGTGAAGATCGACGTCGAGGGGCATGAAGGCCCAGTCTTGGCATCCATGGTGGACACGATTCGACGTTGCCGGCCACGGTTCTTGATCGAAGCCACGAACATCACTGGTGGCACCACCGTTGCGGAGATCTTCGACTTCTTCGAATCGATGCAGTATCGGGGGCTAAGGAGCGTCGACGGGCAGTTCGTGCCGACCGACTTGGAGGAGTACCTCGAGTCCCGTGCGGTGAATGCGGCGTTCGTTCCAGCCGAGTCAAAACAACCGTTGGTCCTGGACTGA